Proteins from one Cryptomeria japonica chromosome 4, Sugi_1.0, whole genome shotgun sequence genomic window:
- the LOC131874990 gene encoding probable disease resistance protein At1g61190: MGGVGKTFLMQNVFDRAKGRFNKSIWLSISQTYSLRKLQADMASQIKLQAGEDSQIKSRADDVIYGHVTEVQGAQLIHECLTNRSSLIVLDDVWWATREDNLISALGLPTGNNTHQQNQPPHQLEGIARQVERECVRLPLAVKIVAASLAGEASSREWESKLGQLKAVSYTEDPIMQILKLSYDSLPPYLKPCFAYLSFFPEDAEIEYRYLINLWVAEGYVPQGDDQLGIGWRVVFNTIA; encoded by the exons ATGGGCGGCGTGGGGAAGACGTTTCTAATGCAAAATGTCTTCGACAGAGCAAAGGGAAGGTTTAACAAGTCGATCTGGCTTTCTATTTCTCAGACTTACTCCCTTAGAAAGTTGCAAGCTGACATGGCCTCTCAAATAAAGTTGCAAGCTGGCGAGGACTCGCAAATAAAGTCGCGAGCTGACGATGTCATTTATGGACATGTAACTGAGGTGCAAGGAGCACAGTTGATTCATGAGTGTTTGACAAACAGAAGCTCTCTCATTGTGCTTGATGATGTGTGGTGGGCAACTAGGGAAGATAACTTGATATCTGCACTTGGCCTTCCAACTGGGAATAACACCCA CCAACAAAATCAGCCGCCTCATCAACTTGAAGGGATTGCTCGACAAGTTGAAAGGGAGTGTGTGAGATTGCCCTTGGCAGTTAAAATAGTGGCAGCATCTCTGGCAGGTGAGGCATCGTCAAGGGAGTGGGAATCCAAATTGGGACAACTAAAAGCAGTATCTTATACGGAGGATCCAATTATGCAGATTCTCAAGCTAAGTTATGATTCTCTTCCTCCTTATCTTAAGCCTTGTTTTGCatatctttctttctttcctgaagaTGCAGAAATAGAGTACCGATACCTCATAAACCTTTGGGTAGCTGAAGGATATGTTCCTCAAGGAGACGACCAGCTGGGCATTGGATGGAG GGTTGTTTTTAATACTATTGCTTGA